In a single window of the Sesamum indicum cultivar Zhongzhi No. 13 linkage group LG16, S_indicum_v1.0, whole genome shotgun sequence genome:
- the LOC105178675 gene encoding switch-associated protein 70 translates to MASNGSPLGDADTKSSLEKIKRQLASSSGRNLLQGPLLKRSETLRKWNERWVILDPTTGKMEYKVRRNEPTVKGTMIFDANSTITISPVNFHGLPKYDGCCFYIGTPQKKDYFLCAETPAAARAWVSTLHATQLVLKAHKEAVNTLSGNGSTKLGTVATVVAAANSTALEASKEIEAALQISMQNAIGAMLNRTTDFPMDDLSIMKETLRVKDEELQNLARDVRARDSTIKEIAEKLSETAEAAEAAASAAHMMDEQRRIAFAEVERLTRDSEKQLESSKLKIRELEEKVLHLSKEKDQLLKQRDSAIQEAHLWRSELAKARERAVILEGAVVRAEEKVRVTEADAETRIKEAMEKVSATAKEKQELLAYVNALQEQLKRQQVETRQVFEEKNESCSSGGGDLPLTKHVDPSQENVDKACLSVSKATPVPAENVVHLAVEQSDLHSIRESEWSDIQTTEARIADVREVGPAAEGRSLDIPVVPFPVNAQQQEHGSSNQP, encoded by the exons ATGGCCTCAAATGGTTCTCCACTT GGAGACGCGGATACGAAATCGAGCTTGGAGAAGATCAAAAGGCAGCTGGCGTCGAGCTCCGGTAGAAATCTACTCCAAGGGCCCCTCCTCAAGCGATCCGAAACG CTGAGAAAGTGGAACGAGAGGTGGGTGATTCTAGACCCAACAACTGGGAAGATGGAGTACAA GGTCAGGAGAAATGAGCCAACAGTCAAAGGCACCATGATATTTGATGCTAACAGCACTATAACAATTTCTCCTGTGAATTTCCA TGGACTACCGAAGTATGACGGCTGTTGTTTCT ATATAGGGACACCAcagaaaaaagattatttcCTTTGTGCAGAAACTCCTGCTGCTGCTAGAGCTTGGGTGTCTACTCTACA TGCGACTCAACTGGTATTGAAGGCTCATAAAGAGGCAGTTAATACCTTAAGTGGAAATGGATCCACAAAGCTGGGAACAGTTGCCACTGTTGTTGCCGCTGCTAATTCAACAGCCCTGGAAGCTTCTAAAGAAATTGAAGCTGCATTGCAGATTTCCATGCAAAATGCTATAGGAGCTATGTTGAATAGGACGACTGATTTTCCTATGGATGATTTGTCAATCATGAAG GAAACCCTGAGGGTGAAGGATGAAGAGCTGCAAAATTTGGCAAGGGATGTTCGTGCTAGGGATTCAACGATAAAGGAAATAGCAGAGAAACTATCTGAAACTGCTGAAGCCGCGGAAGCTGCAGCATCTGCTGCTCATATGATGGATGAGCAAAGGAGAATCGCTTTTGCAGAGGTCGAACGCCTAACAAGAGATTCAGAGAAACAACTGGAGTCGTCAAAACTGAAG ATAAgagaattggaagaaaaagtgCTGCACCTGAGCAAAGAAAAAGATCAGCTGTTAAAACAAAGGGACTCAGCCATTCAGGAGGCACACTTGTGGCGTTCAGAGCTAGCAAAAGCTAGAGAACGTGCTGTGATATTGGAAGGAGCAGTTGTGCGAGCCGAGGAGAAGGTCAGAGTTACAGAGGCTGATGCTGAAACTAGAATAAAGGAAGCAATGGAAAAAGTTTCAGCTACTGCCAAGGAGAAACAAGAACTACTTGCTTATGTAAATGCATTACAAGAGCAGCTCAAAAG GCAGCAGGTGGAAACCCGGCAAGTCTTTGAGGAGAAGAACGAATCTTGCTCAAGTGGAGGTGGTGATTTACCACTAACAAAACATGTAGATCCATCGCAAGAAAATGTGGACAAGGCGTGTCTGAGTGTCTCAAAGGCAACACCAGTTCCTGCAGAGAATGTAGTTCATCTTGCAGTCGAACAGTCGGATCTCCATTCTATCAGGGAGAGCGAATGGAGCGATATCCAAACCACTGAGGCTAGGATTGCTGATGTTAGAGAGGTTGGCCCTGCTGCAGAAGGTAGGAGCCTTGATATTCCTGTGGTACCTTTCCCCGTCAATGCGCAGCAGCAGGAGCATGGCTCCTCCAATCAGCCTTAG